Part of the Nitrosopumilus piranensis genome is shown below.
CCTGTTTAAGATTAGATACATCCGTATCTATTTTTTTCATCATATGGTTAATGATTGCCATGAGACTGAATCCTAGAATTTTGTTTTATTGCAATTACTCAAAGTTCTGCAAGCTACTTGTCAATTGATAACAAGTTTCCTTCTGGATCAATTTCAGAATTCTTGATTCTAGTTGTAGAGATTCTAGAGCCGTCTTTTGCCAAAAACATGGGCACAGTAATGATTTTGACTGGAGGCAGACTCTTTTGAGCCCTTAACTTGTTTAGTGCATCTCCCTGATTACTTGTTTCATCACTTACTACAAGTGCCTCAACTTTGGGTTCTAAAACTGCAGGTCCAAAATCATTTTCTAGTTTACTAATTTGAAAAGAAGAGTTTGGAAATTCTTTAAAAATAATTTCAGTTAGATTTGCTAGACGTTTTTCATATTTGTTTGAAACAGTCTTTCCCTTTCTTTTTGCAAACTCATCACTAGTCAGTCCAATGATTACTTTATCTGAAATTTCAAAAGCACTTGAAAGTAGTATGATATGTCCCCTATGAATTATATCAAATGTGCCTCCCATTGCAACTAGAGAGAATTCAGACATGCCAATCTATGGGTTTCTTTGAAAATAAACCTACTAGTTTACATTAATTAAAACAAATGGACCCTGTTCTGCCAAGGGAATGTTACTTCTATCCCAAACAAAAGTCTCAATGAAAAAGAGTCCACTTTTTTCTGGAATCCAATCTACTACCTGAGATTGGAGTTTTGCAAATTCAAATCGTCCATCAAATTTTCCAATGTATTCGACTTTGCCAGTTTCAGCTTCTTTGATTTGAACATAATACGTGTATGGAACATTATAGCTATTTTGTTCCTCAACAAACTCCACTGTGGTTTTACTTTCAATATTTACTGTAGAACCAAGTGGAATTTCAGATAGTTTGTTTCCATATGAATCAGTTACAGAAACACTTGATATCGATACAAGTTTTGTTAGTGATTGTGGTTTGGGAATTTTTACATCAACAAAATCAGAAGAGAACACATCTGATTCTGCAAATAACAAAAAGCCTACTGCTCTAAAATCAATTTTTTTATCAATATTAAATGAGACTTCAGCATCAGACTCAACATCACCTAATTCAATTGTTGCTACCTCAAGAATTCTAGGTGGTTCAAACCCATCATAGAATGCAAGGTAAACATTGGTGTTAGAATTTGGCGCACCGCTATTTTTCAATACTCCTTCAAAGAACAGTGTTTTGTCCAATGAAACTTCACTAGTGTATACAGCAAGT
Proteins encoded:
- a CDS encoding phosphopantetheine adenylyltransferase; this translates as MSEFSLVAMGGTFDIIHRGHIILLSSAFEISDKVIIGLTSDEFAKRKGKTVSNKYEKRLANLTEIIFKEFPNSSFQISKLENDFGPAVLEPKVEALVVSDETSNQGDALNKLRAQKSLPPVKIITVPMFLAKDGSRISTTRIKNSEIDPEGNLLSIDK